The DNA segment GTCGATAAACAACAGTGACTCGACCTGTTTTCTCGGCCACGACATAAACCTGAAACCACCCTATAGAAGGTTGACGATCGCCGATACGATACTTGAATATTGCTCTGTCGATATCGCGGGAAAATCTGAAACCGAGTTGAGAAACATGGCAAAGGATCTCGGCCTTTCGCTCGACCCTAAAATCAGCTCCGGCAAGATCATCGATGAGATTTTCGGAGAATTTGTCGAACCGAAACTGATTCAGCCAACGTTTATCACAGATTACCCGACCGAGATGTCACCCCTTGCAAAAAAACACCGCTCCAAAGATGGGTTGGTCGAACGTTTCGAGCTTATTGTAGGCGGCAAAGAACTTTGTAACTCGTTTTCCGAACTCAATGATCCGGTTATACAACGAGAACGGCTTGAAGCCCAGGCAAAACTACGCCAGCGCGGTGACGATGAAGCGATGGTTGTCGATGAAGATTTTCTTCGTGCCCTTGAATACGGCATGCCTCCTTGCGCCGGCCTGGGCATCGGTGTCGACAGACTTGTCATGCTGCTGACAGGGCAGGATTCCATAAGGGATGTCATATTTTTCCCGCACATGAAACCGGAATGAGTCGACTGGTTTCGTTTTTCAGAAGTACTCCGGAAAAGCCTGTTCCGGGAAACTTTTGTGCTCTTTTAACTTTAAGATTCAAGCACCATGTCACTCACCTGGTCTCAGCTTGAAGATATGCCTCTGCTCGACATCATCGGGCAGGGGGAAACAAGACACATCGAATTCAAACGGTTGGTACATTCCCCGAAAAAAATAGCCAAATCCATCGTCGCTTTCGCCAACACCGAAGGCGGTATTATTCTTATCGGCGTGGACGATGATAAAAGGATTACGGGTATTCACAGCGAAAAAGAGATGCTCGAAATCGTACATGATGCGGTAAAGTGGCATGTAGAACCGGTACTTCGAATTGAAACGGAAGTGGTCGAGTATAAAAAGCGGCTGGTGCTCATGGTCATCGTTCCTGAAAGCAGCGATAAACCCCACTACCACATTTCAACCGAACACGATGACAACCCTACCCTGAAAAAAGTACATACAAAGAAAGTGTACCTGCGAGAAGAAAGCCATAACAAGGTTGCCTCTCCCGACAGGATCTTTCTCATGGAATCGGCAGGCGATCCCTTGAAACTGTCCTTTGGTACAAATGAAAAAATGCTGCTGGGCTACCTGGCGAAAAACGCAACAATCACAGCCCAGGAATTCAGCTCACTTGCGGGTATCCCTTTTCAGAAAGCCATGCAGACTCTCGTTGCTTTGGTACGGTCGGGGGCCATCAAACTCTGCACTGATGGCCAGGAAAGCTACTATTGCCTGCAGGATGCGTGATGTTCGTGACGAGTAACAAGTAACGAGAAAAGAGAGCAGGTTAATCTCCATCAGACCGTTGGCTTTTTGCTGGAGCGAAAAAAAGAAATAAACGGTTTTCCGAATCACTTTCTTCTCTGGTCACTCGTCACTGGTCACTCGTCACTGGTCACTCGTCACTGGTCACTCGTCACTGGTCACTCGTCACTGGTCACTCGTCACTGGTCACTCGTCTCTGGTCACTCGTCTCTGGTCACTCGTCTCTGGTCACTCGTCACTAATCCCATAATACTCCCGATACCAGTCAACAAACTTCTGTATCCCTTCCTCGACAGGAGTCTGAGGATGATAGCTCACATCCTGAATCAGCTGTGCTACATCGGCGTAGGTATCCGGTACGTCGCCCGGCTGTAAGGGAAGAAATTCTTTTTCCGCTGTTTTCCCCAATGCCTTTTCGAGAGCTGCTATATAATCCATAAGCTCAACCGGCTCGCTGTTACCTATGTTGTATACCCGCCAGGGCGCCTTGCTTGATCCCGGGTCGGGTTTGAGCCCCGACCAGTCAGGGTTAGCAACAGCCACGTGATCGAGGGTACGAATCACCCCTTCAGTAATGTCATCGATATAGGTAAAATCCCTGCGGTGCTTTCCATAGTTGAACACCTTGATCGGCTTGCCGTCAAGAATAGCTTTGGTAAAGAGAAAAAGCGCCATATCGGGCCTTCCCCACGGGCCATAAACCGTGAAAAAACGCAGCCCTGTCGTCGGAATTCCGTAAAGGTAACTATATGTATGCGCCATGAGTTCATTTGATTTCTTTGTGGCGGCATACAATGAAAGAGGATGATCGACATTGTCGTGAACAGAGAACGGCATAGTCTCGTTCGCTCCGTAAACGGAACTCGAAGAGGCATAGACAAGATGTTCGACGTGATGGTGCCTGCACCCTTCGAGAATATGTGTGAAACCGACAATATTGCTATCGATATAGGAATGAGGATTTTCAAGCGAATAACGCACACCGGCCTGTGCCGCCAGGTTCACGACCCGGTTGAATTTCTCAACGGCAAACAGCTCTTCTATTCCCTCTCTGTCAGCAAGATCGAGCCTTATGAACCGGAAGTTCTCCGATTCCTGCAACAGTTCGAGACGGGCGTTTTTCAATGCAGGATCATAATAACTGTTGAGGTTATCTATACCTACAACCTCGTCTCCTCGTTCGACAAGGCTACGGCTCACATGGAAGCCGATAAAACCGGCCGCTCCGGTAACCAATATTTTCATAAATGTCAATGGGGTTAGTGGAATTAGGACGTCAGTGATTTTGTATAGGCTGAAGGAACTCCGGATTGATAAGGACTTCGATCCCCTGCATAATGCTGTCGAAATATACGACAAGTTTCGCCCCACGCCCCTCTTTTCGAACAACACCTTCAAGACCGAGAAATGGACCGGTAATCACCTTGACTTTCTGGCCGGAAGGCATCCCTGGAAAAACGTCCTTGAGAGCATCAGGTTCGCCTGCAAGAATTTTAATCCATTCAATATCCCTGTCGACAATAACCGAAGGGACATTCCGTATACCGACGAACTTCACGACACCATCGGTATCGAGAACCCTGTAATGATCACTTTTGTAAGCTATTTTCACAAAAACATAGCCTTTGAAGAGAGGCAAGCTTACTTTTTTCTTCCGGTCACTCCACTGGCGCCAGGTCTCGACAAGCGGCAGATAGCTGGTTATTCCTTTTTCCAGAAAAAACTGGTGAACTTTTTTTTCAAATCGCGAACGCACGTAGACAGCATACCAGTACTGGCCCTTTTGACCATTCATAGCGTAAAACTAATAATTTTTACTTCTCAACCGAATTCGATACACTATGCTGCATATCGTAGATTTCGTATAACGTGAAACTGCATCATTCTATTCACATATAATGAATTTTAGCGTTATCCACAAAGATTCCCGCACCGCGGCACGCAGTGGGCTCCTGCGAACCGATCACGGAGAAATACCAACCCCTGTCTTTATGCCGGTCGGTACAAAGGCAAGCGTGAAATCGGTTGAACCTGAAGAGCTCACAGCACAGCAGACGCATATCATCCTCGCCAACACCTATCATCTTTATCTCAGGCCCGGAAATGGTATTGTCGGTAAGGCTGGTGGTGTACATCGATTCATGAACTGGCACAAGCCCCTTTTGACCGACAGCGGAGGATATCAGGTTTATTCTCTTTCCGAGCTCAGAACCATCGATGAAGAGGGCGTCCGTTTCAAGTCGCATATCGACGGTTCCATGCTGTACTTTACACCCGAAAACGTTATCGATACACAGAGAATTATCGGCAGTGACATCATGATGCCTCTTGACGAGTGTCCGCCGTGGCCGGCAGAAAAAACATATGTGCAAGAATCAGGTGATATGACGGTGCGATGGGCAGAGCGGGCAAAAAAGCATTTTGAATCAACACAACCCCACTACAATCACAGTCAAGCCCTTTTCGGCATTACCCAAGGTGGCACCTATGCTGACTTGCGAACACAGGTCAGCAAAGAGCTTGTCGACCTGGATTTCGACGGCTATTCCATCGGTGGCCTTGCCGTTGGCGAGCCTGCCGAAGAGATGTACCGTATCCTCGAACTTTCCCATACGGTTCTTCCTGAAAACAAGCCCCGTTACCTGATGGGGGTCGGCACGCCCGAGAATATTCTCAACGCCATCGAACGGGGTGTCGACATGTTCGATTGTGTCATTCCCACCCGTGAAGCCCGAAACGGACGGGTTTATACAAGAAACGGCCATATCAATTTGCGTTCCGCGCGATTTGCCGAGGATTTCACGCCAATCGACGAAGGATTCGACAACCACGTCTGCAGAAACTATTCGAGAGCATACATACGCCATCTGCTCAATGTCGGAGAGATACTCGGACTCAAGCTCTGCACCCTGCACAACATCTCATTTTTCATGTGGCTCACCCGTACCGCAAGGGAACAGATTATCCGGGGAAGTTTCAGAGAGTGGAAAGACAGTTTTCTCCAGACATTCAACGCCGGTAAACAATCCTGATACCATGCTCCGCAACAACAGATCGATCTTTCTCCTGAGCCTCGGCTGCTCCAAGAACACTGTCGATTCCGAAAGGCTCATCAATCAGGCAGAGAAAAACGGGTTACGCTTTGTAGAAAATGCAGACGATGCCGACATCATCATCATCAACACCTGCGGGTTCATTGCAGATGCCAAAACCGAATCGATAGATGAAATGCTGGCTGCCGCAGAAAAACGAAAACAAGGCGAAATAGCGGCACTTTATGTCATGGGCTGCCTCAGCGCCTTGTATGCACAGGAACTTCGAGCCGAACTGCCGGAAGTCGATCACTTTTTCGGCACTTCCGATATGGAGAAAATCATCGAAATTCTCGGTGGAACCTTTTCCCCAAAGCATCTGCATGAACGAACCTTGCTCACGCCTCCCCACTACGCCTGGCTGAAGATCGCCGAAGGATGTAACCGCACCTGTTCATTTTGTGCAATCCCGAAGATGCGCGGCGCCTATACCAGCGAATCTGTCGAAAACCTGCTCGAAGAAGCCATTCTGCTCAGGAACAAAGGTGTACAGGAAATCAACCTGATTGCTCAAGACATCAGCGTCTATGGTTACGACCGCTACGGTTCATCCCGACTGAACGCCCTTTTGCTTGAACTCTCGGACCTTGACTTCCACTGGATCAGACTGCTCTACGCCTATCCGCAGAACTTCCCGACCGAGGTTGTCGATACCATGCGTGAGCGTGAAAACATCTGCAATTATCTCGACATGCCGGTTCAGCACATCAACGACCGCATCCTCAGTTCGATGAAACGCGGAATCGGCAAAGAAGACACTGTCCGCTTGCTGGAATCGATCCGGGAAAGCAATCCTGATATCAGGCTACGAACCACCATGATAACCGGTTATCCGGGAGAAACGAGGGAGGAGTTCGAAGAACTGATCGACTTCATTCGGATATTCCGCTTCGACCGGCTCGGCTGCTTTGCCTACAGCCATGAGGAGCATACCTCTGCCTACGCAAACCTCGAGGATACTGTACCGGAAAAAGAAAAAGAGAAGCGGGTACAGGAAATCATGGAGCTGCAGGAAAACATTTCGAGAGAGAACAATAAAAAATTCGAGGGACAGTCAATAGAAATCCTGATCGATGAAGTTGACGGTTCAACCGTCTACGGTCGAACGCAATATGATGCTCCGGAAGTTGATAACGAATGTATTGTGAACATCGAAAACAATGCTGTCAAACCCGGAGACTTCTGTACAGTGTATATCGAGGACAGTACCGCCTACGAGCTATATGGGGTCATCGAACCGGCCAACCTTGAATGACAGACAACAAGCAGCAAACAACTGCCTTACCTCGCCTATTCGGACAGCTCAATCTAAACAACAATAAAATAGAAAGTTAGAATAGCAGCTCAATTTCTCATATAGCTGCTGCGCAATAAAAATTTTATCACGATCGATTAACAACAATCAACAACTTAGCACGTCTCCCCTGCTCATTTCTATACTTTTTGCCCCGTTATCACATTTAAATAATCTACGATGACATTTATTCAGGAATATTGGGAATTGTAGTGGTCTTTCCCTGGTGGTTTCGCAACGCGTATTCTTTTTCATTTTTATCGACGATGTAATAGTCCGGCATCAATGGAATCTTGCCAATGTTGGTTGCCAGGACATACATCGGTTGTGCAAGACCAGTGGTATGACCGCGCAATGCATCACGGATCAACTCGGCTCCTTTTTCTACAGGCGTTCGGAAATGATCGATGCCAGGAGCAGGTTCACAGTAAAAAACATAATATGGTCTGATGCGAATGCGTAGTAGTTTCTGATGCAGCTCTCTAAACGTCTCGACATCATCATTGATTCCTTTCAGTAAAACCGCCTGATTTCCAACATTGATACCACAGCTCATCAGTTCGTAGACGGCTTTCTCTGTTTCATCCGTAATCTCTTTTGGATGATTACACTGCGTATTAATCCAGACGGGAACTTTATGAAAGCCACCGATAGCCTTCTTCAAGCCTTCAGTGATCCGGTGCGGCAACACTATAGGCAGACGGGAACCTATACGAATCATTTCTATGTGCGGTATCTCGCGAAGCCTCCCTATCAGATGCCCCAATTTATCGTCGGATAAAAGCAATGGATCGCCTCCCGTTATAAGTACATCACGAATTTCAGGATGTTCGGCGATCCAGGCCAACCCTTCATCCACATCCATACGCAGTTGCAGATCCTGATCGACAACGAGCTCCTTGCGGAAGCAATGTCGACAATAAATCGCACACGTTTCGATAACCGTAAAGGCAATACGATCGTGGTATTGACGGGCAATACTATCGGGCCGGACTTCGTCGGTTGCCCTGTTTTCTTTCCAAACCAGATAATTATCCATTCCGAATTCGTTAACCTGTTCCTGCATCGATGGAATAACCTGTTTACGAATTGGGCAGTTTGGATTATCGTTGTCCATCAATGAAGCAAAATAGGGAGATACACCCCATTTCGTTTGTAACGTTTCAATAGCGTGCCTTTCGTCCTCAGTTACATTGATGTACTTCTCCAGCTTCTCAAGTGAATTTACTTGATTTTGCATTTGTCTCACCCATTCTTCCGGCATTGTTTCTCCTATAATATTTGGTGATTTCAGCGCTATAGTCACAGAAGAGCCATGAATTATAATAAACCTGATTATTTCCGATTTTCAAGGAACGGTTTTTAAGTGGCACGTGAAATATTCAGGGTATTGACGATTTCAGGTAACCATCGCTTCGAACAAAGAATCAAAGAAACAGTAAGTATCCATAAAAAAAGATAGTAGGAAGAAGGCCAAAGAAAGAAAAAGGCCTTTAAAACACAATTCAGAAGGGCGCTGAGTTATTGTATTTTTGCGTTATGGAGAAGTCGACCCTGTCCTCTGCAGTGTTTATTTGGATCTCCCAATCAAAGTGTTCAAATGTTTTGTTTCAGAGAACCGAGTCCCCTATGTTTGTTGTCTCAGAAGTTTATTACAGGAACACGGCAAGTATTACAGATAGCCCGGAAAAGTATGAAAAAAATCACACCTCCTTTTTTGTTTATTATCTGTATAGTTATCATGGCAGGGCTTTGGTGGATGCTCCCCCTTGTTCGTTTTGTCCCATTCCCGATAAACCTGCTTGGAGTTCTTGTCTTTGCCGTCGGGCTGGGCATCGCCAAACGCGGTTCGGATGTCTTCGAGAAAGAAGGAACGAATATAGAGACATTCAACAATCCGGATATATTGGTCACCGACGGCCTCTTTCGAATAAGCAGAAACCCGATGTATCTCGGTTTTCTTACAGCTCTGGTTGGAATGGCTGTTATGCTGGGAAATTTGTCATCCTTCCTGGTTGCTTTTGTTTTTTTTATCGTAACCGACCGTTGGTACATCACATTTGAAGAAGACGCCATGGCTAAAGCGTTTGGCAAACGGTATGCGGAATACAAAGCGAAAACAAGGCGCTGGCTGTGACACTTTACCGCAAGTCCGCTTCTTCTCATACCACTCGTCATTCTCTATTCGACCTCACACCTCTATCCACCCTAACTCCACGGTCGATCATCCTCTTTTTTACCTTGACCGCGCCATATCACTGCCAGCAACAACACTGCGTTGTCATTCGTAACAGTATAAGAGAGAAACTCTGCCATACACCACAATATTGTGCATCACCCTGCAAGCGTCTGCCGCACCGCGCGGTTCCAACCCTCGAGACACTCTCCCCTTCTTTCCTCATCCATTTCAGGCTCATAGCTGCACTGGAGATGGCGTAGTGACTGCAGCTCATCCGCTGAACCCCACACGCCGGATCTCAGACCGGCAAGAAAAGCGGCTCCGAGCGATGTCGATTCGGTATTGTGCGGCTTATGTACGGCCACACCGAGCATGTCCGCCTGGAACTGCATGAGTAAGCTGTTTTCCACCGCTCCTCCATCCACGATAAGCGATTCCGGCAATACCCCTGAATCCGCAACCATGGCGAGGAAAACATCATAGGACTGATAAGCGATCGACTCGAGTGCGGCTCGGACTATATGGTTCTTGTTAGCTCCTCGTGTCAGACCTACGATGCTCCCTTTTGCATCAGCGTGCCAATGCGGCGCTCCAAGACCGGTAAAAGCCGGAACGATGTAGACTCCCGCGCTGGATGCCGCCTCTTTCGCAATCGCTTCCGATTCCGCGGCATGCTCAATAAGTCCCATCTCATCCCTGAGCCATTGCATCACTGCACCGCCGATAAAAACGGATCCTTCGAGCGCATAACAGGGCTTTCCCGCA comes from the Prosthecochloris marina genome and includes:
- a CDS encoding helix-turn-helix domain-containing protein, giving the protein MSLTWSQLEDMPLLDIIGQGETRHIEFKRLVHSPKKIAKSIVAFANTEGGIILIGVDDDKRITGIHSEKEMLEIVHDAVKWHVEPVLRIETEVVEYKKRLVLMVIVPESSDKPHYHISTEHDDNPTLKKVHTKKVYLREESHNKVASPDRIFLMESAGDPLKLSFGTNEKMLLGYLAKNATITAQEFSSLAGIPFQKAMQTLVALVRSGAIKLCTDGQESYYCLQDA
- a CDS encoding NAD-dependent epimerase, yielding MKILVTGAAGFIGFHVSRSLVERGDEVVGIDNLNSYYDPALKNARLELLQESENFRFIRLDLADREGIEELFAVEKFNRVVNLAAQAGVRYSLENPHSYIDSNIVGFTHILEGCRHHHVEHLVYASSSSVYGANETMPFSVHDNVDHPLSLYAATKKSNELMAHTYSYLYGIPTTGLRFFTVYGPWGRPDMALFLFTKAILDGKPIKVFNYGKHRRDFTYIDDITEGVIRTLDHVAVANPDWSGLKPDPGSSKAPWRVYNIGNSEPVELMDYIAALEKALGKTAEKEFLPLQPGDVPDTYADVAQLIQDVSYHPQTPVEEGIQKFVDWYREYYGISDE
- a CDS encoding UpxY family transcription antiterminator, whose product is MNGQKGQYWYAVYVRSRFEKKVHQFFLEKGITSYLPLVETWRQWSDRKKKVSLPLFKGYVFVKIAYKSDHYRVLDTDGVVKFVGIRNVPSVIVDRDIEWIKILAGEPDALKDVFPGMPSGQKVKVITGPFLGLEGVVRKEGRGAKLVVYFDSIMQGIEVLINPEFLQPIQNH
- the tgt gene encoding tRNA guanosine(34) transglycosylase Tgt, producing MNFSVIHKDSRTAARSGLLRTDHGEIPTPVFMPVGTKASVKSVEPEELTAQQTHIILANTYHLYLRPGNGIVGKAGGVHRFMNWHKPLLTDSGGYQVYSLSELRTIDEEGVRFKSHIDGSMLYFTPENVIDTQRIIGSDIMMPLDECPPWPAEKTYVQESGDMTVRWAERAKKHFESTQPHYNHSQALFGITQGGTYADLRTQVSKELVDLDFDGYSIGGLAVGEPAEEMYRILELSHTVLPENKPRYLMGVGTPENILNAIERGVDMFDCVIPTREARNGRVYTRNGHINLRSARFAEDFTPIDEGFDNHVCRNYSRAYIRHLLNVGEILGLKLCTLHNISFFMWLTRTAREQIIRGSFREWKDSFLQTFNAGKQS
- the rimO gene encoding 30S ribosomal protein S12 methylthiotransferase RimO, which encodes MLRNNRSIFLLSLGCSKNTVDSERLINQAEKNGLRFVENADDADIIIINTCGFIADAKTESIDEMLAAAEKRKQGEIAALYVMGCLSALYAQELRAELPEVDHFFGTSDMEKIIEILGGTFSPKHLHERTLLTPPHYAWLKIAEGCNRTCSFCAIPKMRGAYTSESVENLLEEAILLRNKGVQEINLIAQDISVYGYDRYGSSRLNALLLELSDLDFHWIRLLYAYPQNFPTEVVDTMRERENICNYLDMPVQHINDRILSSMKRGIGKEDTVRLLESIRESNPDIRLRTTMITGYPGETREEFEELIDFIRIFRFDRLGCFAYSHEEHTSAYANLEDTVPEKEKEKRVQEIMELQENISRENNKKFEGQSIEILIDEVDGSTVYGRTQYDAPEVDNECIVNIENNAVKPGDFCTVYIEDSTAYELYGVIEPANLE
- a CDS encoding KamA family radical SAM protein; this encodes MPEEWVRQMQNQVNSLEKLEKYINVTEDERHAIETLQTKWGVSPYFASLMDNDNPNCPIRKQVIPSMQEQVNEFGMDNYLVWKENRATDEVRPDSIARQYHDRIAFTVIETCAIYCRHCFRKELVVDQDLQLRMDVDEGLAWIAEHPEIRDVLITGGDPLLLSDDKLGHLIGRLREIPHIEMIRIGSRLPIVLPHRITEGLKKAIGGFHKVPVWINTQCNHPKEITDETEKAVYELMSCGINVGNQAVLLKGINDDVETFRELHQKLLRIRIRPYYVFYCEPAPGIDHFRTPVEKGAELIRDALRGHTTGLAQPMYVLATNIGKIPLMPDYYIVDKNEKEYALRNHQGKTTTIPNIPE
- a CDS encoding methyltransferase family protein, whose product is MKKITPPFLFIICIVIMAGLWWMLPLVRFVPFPINLLGVLVFAVGLGIAKRGSDVFEKEGTNIETFNNPDILVTDGLFRISRNPMYLGFLTALVGMAVMLGNLSSFLVAFVFFIVTDRWYITFEEDAMAKAFGKRYAEYKAKTRRWL